cattaaacatccaaaacagataatacaatagcatggaacaataaaaaattatagatacgttggagacgtatcaatgatcaccatcgtcaccggcgcgacaccttgatctccatcgtagcattgttgtcgtctcgtcaactattgcttctacgactatcgctagcgcttagtgataaagtaaagcaattacatggcgattgcatttcatacaataaagcgacaaccatatggcttctgccagttgccgataacttcgttacaaaacatgatcatctcatacaataaaatttagcatcatgtcttgaccatatcacatcacaacatgccctgcaaaacaagttagacgtcctctactttgttattgcaagttttacgtggctgctacgggctgagcaagaaccgttcttacctacgcatcaaaaccacaacgatttttcgtcaagtatgtgttgttttaaccttcacaaggaccgggcgtagccacactcgattcaactaaagtttgagaaactaacacccgccagccacctgtgtgcgaagcacgtcggtagaaccagtctcgcttaagcgtacgcgtaatgtcggtccgggccgcttcatccaacaataccgacgaatcaaagtatgacatgctggtaagcagtatgactattatcgcccacaactcacttgtgttctactcgtgcatataacatctacgcataaacctggctcggatgccactgttgggaaacgtagtaatttcaaaaaaattcctacgcacacgcaagatcatggtgatgcatagcaacgagagggggagagtgttgtctacgtaccctcatagaccgtaagtggaagcgttatgacaacgcggttgatgtagtcgtacgtcttcacgatcgactgatcctagcaccgaaggtacgacaccttcgcgatctgcacacgttcggctcggtgacgtcccacgaactcacgatccagcagagtgtcggggaagagcttcgtcagcacgacggcgtgatgacggtgatgatgaagctaccggcacagggcttcgcctaagcactacgacgatatgaccgaggtggattatggtggaggggggcaccgcacacggctaagagatcaatgatcaacttgttgtctatggggtgccccctcccccgtatataaaggagtcgaggagcgggagggccggccctcctatggcgtgccccatggggagtcctactcccaccgggagtaggattcccccccttgcCTAGTTGGACTGGGagtggaaggaagggggaggaaggaggaaggaaagggggggccggcccccctcccaattcgtaTTGGGCTTGGGGGGCCCCTCCTTttctcccttctcctctctcccactatggcccaataaggcccatatacctcccggggggttccgataacctcccggtgctccggtatatgtccgatcTCAcctggaaccattccgatgtccaaatatagtcgtccaatatatcgatctttatgtctcgaccatttcgagactcctcgtcgtgtccgtgatcatatccgggactccgaactaccttcggtacatcaaaacacataaactcataatactgatcgtcacctaacgttaagcgtgcggaccctacaggttcgagaaatatgtagacatgaccgagaggcatctccgttcaataaccaatagcggaacctggatgctcatattggttcctacatattctacgaagatctttatcggtcaaaccgcataacaacatacgttgttccctttgtcatcggtatgttacttgccccagattcgatcgtcggtatctctatacctagttcaatctcgttaccgacaagtctctttgctcgttccgtaatgcatcatcccgcaactaactcattagttacattgcttgcaaggcttatagtgatgtgcattaccgagagggcccagagatacttctccgacaatcgaagagacaaatcctaatctcgatctatgccaactcaagaagtaccatcggagacacctgtagagcacctttataatcacctagttatgttgtgacgtttggtagcacacaaagtgttcctccggtattcgggagttgcacaatctcatagtcattagaaacatgtataagtcatgaagaaagcaatagcaatatactaaacgatcaagtgctaagctaacggaatgggtcaagtcaatcacatcattctctaatgatgtgatcccattaattaaatgacaactcatgtctatggttaggaaacataaccatctttgattcaacgagctagtcaagtagaggcatactagtgacactctgtttgtctatgcattcacacatgtactaagtttccggttaatacaattctagcatgaataataaacatttatcatgatataaggaaatataaataacacctttattattgcctctagggcatatttccttcaagattGTTGTCCCCGGCTCTAAAGACAAGTTTAGAGGCTActaacggtgtcctggactaaggggtacCAACCTAGTTGGCCCACAGTCCATGGGCCGAGCTTATGGCCCATCAATTGCATAACGAAGGAATCCGGAGGCCTCGAACACTCGCGTGGTGATGATGGACTCTGCCGAAGACTTGATGTGTACCCCAAGGATTGCTCCGGCTATTGGCATGTGTTTCTACAGTTAGTAACCGATCATATGTAACCCTAAATACCCCCGGTGCCTATATAAGCTggggggtttagtccgtagagacagACTCATCTTTACTCACCTTAGGGTTAGAACACAacatacgatctcgaggtagatcaagcCTATACTCGGTACATCATAATCAATACAATCAAAGcgggacgtagggttttacctcttcgagagggcccgaacctaggtaaataTTGTCCCCTTCGtttcctgttacccatcgatccgaGATCCATAGCTCGGCCCCCCCTACCCGAGGTCTGCCGGTTTTAGTACCGACACTTATGATCTCCATGGTTGACGAGCCCAATGGTGCATCGCAAAAGTTCATGATGGTGTACCACCGATGCATTAGTGACTTCACAATGCGCACATGGATAACATGCATGTCGTAGGGCGCGAAGTTCTTTCGCTCATGAAACGAAGCATGCAAGCTTTGCCAAAAGGACGGACCCTTGTCTCAGAAACTGCCAACCTTGCATCGCACAACAAAGTCGCCATTAAACACCGAGTACCCTGCCATCGTGCTTCTCTGAAAAACAACAAgaagttcaaaaaaaaaactcAATGACATTTGACTAAACACCAACCAGGCGCGGTATCCGTCATGGACGGCGTCAGTAGGGGTTAGAAGGGTACCTAGCTGCGGAGGGATTCTTGGGTGGACATCGGCGTAGTCCAAGGTGGCCAGTCGCGTGAGTGGGGTCTGTGGACGTCCGAGGATGCCTAGGGGCGGCCGGAGAGGTACATTGGCGGCGGCAGACCACGAGGGTGCGGATGAAAGGAAAGGGAGCAGGATGGAGTGCAAGAAAAAGGGACCAGGAGGGGATTTCAGTGAGGTGGGGGTGTCAGAGACCTACGTGGCTAATGTCCGGATTCCCGCACAACCTCCCTAACCTTGCCTGTAGTTTGCGGAAAAACGGACGTTCGGACCGGTTCATCGGATGGATGAAGTACCGCATTGGATGATAATCACGTCCGGACAGCTTAGCGCGAAGGGATGCCGATGGTTTGATAGTCGCCTTAAACGGCAGAATGAACTCCCCGCTGGCCGTGTGATCGGGACGGAGCCGTGCGACGCGAACGGAGCCCAATGGCGTACTGGGATGGAGCCGTGCGACGCGAACGGTCCGGATTGTCTCGCCCGAAACTACTTTGCATGAATCTGATCGTCCAATCCTTCCCTAGGACTCGGGCCCATCGTGCCTGGCCGGCGAGGAAAGCGACCAATGGCGGAGGAGAGCCAGGCGCCGCGCTACGTGAAGCTCACCCGGGACCAGGAGGCGCCCGCCGAGGACATCTGCCCCGGCGAGCTCAACCAGCCCGTCCACGTCCCACGGGTACGTTCTCCTTCCTCGATCCATCTCGTTCCATCCTCATTGATTCTCAATCCACTGATCCCTTGCCTATAATTTGATCTGGTCGATGCACAGCCCGGGTGCAGATGGTGCGCCGAGTGCGGCCAGGTCCTGCCGGAGTCCTACCAGCTGCCGGCCGACGAGCCCTGGAGCACCGGAATCTTCGGatgcaccgccgaccccgcgagCTGTACGTAATTAAACCTGCCTTCCCATTTCCATTCTCTGATCCGTTGTCTCGGCCACTCGATTGATCGGAGAAAACAAAAACGATGCGGTCATGCATGTGCCCATCGATCTGATGGGACGCTGCATTGTCCCTTTCCTAAATTTTCAGCATTTTTCCTACATGCTGTTTTTTCAGAATAATTCTCTCCATTCATGTTGAATCAACATACTGTCACAGGCATGGAGATTCTCAGTAGATCGACTAGTAAAATTCCTACATTTGAGTTTATAACCATCTAAATTTTGACCGTTTAACGCAATTTCAAGGAATTTGAACAGGAGGAACGCTCATTTTGAAGTTGTGTAACGCAATTTCAACTATGTGCAGAAAATGTCCCTCTAGTATGTGAACCCCATTTAAATAGATCCTGGTTTACCAAGAGTTCGATCCCGCTACCTTGAGTACTATCTATCCTATGCCAACAGGTCAAATGTTGACCAGTAAGTGTTTGTCCAAGATTAATAGTGTACGATACTCAATCTAAAACAGAGGTGATGGTGGAGTCTTTGTTGCCCCCCCCTGGGGGCGTCGCCTTTGGAGGCCCAGCCTGCATCTGTTGGTTGTGCTATTGCCGTGTTGATTGGTCTTGTTGGCGGAGGTAGTGGAAGTCGAGACTGTGGTCTCGAGTTTGCTGGTTGGATGCCGGGGTGGCGAACCCGGGCTGCGGTGCGGTGGTGGCCCTATGAGGTGGGGCCGTAGCTTCGCTCCGTGTTAGTGGCATTCCGGCGCTTCATGAGCGGTGGGGTCTGTCATGGTTGTTCTGGGTTTTGCACGTTATGCCTTAATCAATCGTGTGATCGGGGTCTTATCACGATTATCCCTAAATCAATCGTGGGggctcttttttttttgcatggTTGTTCCTTTATCAGTCGTGTGGTGTGTGCGTGGTTTTTGCCACTTTTTCTCAATTAACTGTGCCTCTGTATCGGGTTTTCGCCCGGTTATCCATATCCCTGATTAACCGGGCAATTCTCTTCTTCTGTAATGCGATGCAGGAGCTCCCTGTCCCTCTCGGGGTGTTCTAAAAAACAGAGGCGATAGTGGCATTTATATTCTGTAGGTATTAGAAACTTCCTCCGTAATTACCTTGAGCAACATTTTAATAAGACGGCACTTATTTTGTTCGATCAAGGTCCTGAATCCCCAATTCACCACTGAGAGCATATACATATACAAGTTTAGAGTAGAACTAACTATGTTTAACACTACATTTAAGTATGTATGGTCAGAGAGCAAGGGAGCACTCACTTCCCATCTGTGCAGATAATAGGATTAAGAACAGTGCTTATTTTTCATAAATCATGGAATAAATGTTATACTTACAGTGTCTGAAATTGTTCCTAAGCAACCTTGAGTAGTAAATTGTTCTGACTTATGTTATATTAAGCGCCTCACCTATCTCTTCACCATTCGCCCATATATTAGTATATATTGTTTCTTGATTTTGTACTGCAATGCAGATCAGGATAAATTTATGTTGGTTGATTGTATATTCATTCTTTGCTTGACTTATTAGATGTTTACTTATGTTTTCTTTTGCCTCTTGCGTGTCACCTGCAAATCTTTGCTAAGCAGTTATGCATATCCACACCCTTCTTGAGCATAAGTGGATCGTATAATAGAATGTATCTTTTAGCCAACATGTGTGGTGGCATAGTCGTCGGAGAGGACCTCCACACTCTCCTACATAGTCAATTTTTCAGTCTTATATGACTTTAATTTTGCCTTATGTCTTCTTTACACTATGAGACTGTTTGTTTTGACTATTTGCATCCTAGTCATGCCGAGGCCGGATGCCTACTAAATATGCTTTGTACCCGCTTGATACTACAATATGAGTTAATAAAAGTTCCCTTTATCGAGAAAACAAGGCATGCACTATCAAGTTGCCTCACTTGTTTTAAACCTATTTGTTTCTGCTGGCATTTGCCATAGATGTAGTGTCTTCGACTTGACTATACTCTATTGTTAGGTATGCGCGCATGTGCTGTATCTGTATACATTGTTAGTTCATATATATTGGTCCCATGGTCATGCTGCTTATTAAGAAATCGTCGAAAGCTGACTCATAATTTTTGTCTTCCATTCTTTTAACTAATGTATCCTTCTTGATGAGGCTATGTCTAGAATGTTGTTTCCACAGAATGCTAGCTGACTGTAAAACTGTGCATTTCTTCATGTGTTAGGCCGAACTGGATGCTTCTGTCCATGCGTGTTGTTCGGGCGCAATGTTGCGGCTCTTAAAGAGGATACCCCATGGACAGCACCGTGTGTTTGCCATGCCGTCTTTGTGGAAGGAGGGATCGCCCTTGCGATCCTGACAGCAATATTCCATGGGGTTGATCCAAGATCGTCGTTTCTTATTGGAGAAGGTCTACTGTTCAGCTGGTGGCTGTGCGGTACCTATACCGGCATTTTCCGTCAGGAGCTCCAGAAAAAGTACCATCTCAAGGTGGAAATATGAAACCCTTCACTACATTCTGTGGTTATGTCTGGCCCTCATTTGTTGTGTCAAAATTTGCAACTTTGATTCTAGTGATTTTACCTCCTACTTGTATCCACTAGAACTCGCCATGCGACCCTTGTATGGTCCATTGCTGCCTGCACTGGTGCGCAAACTGCCAGGAGCATCGGGAGAGAAGGGGCCGCCTCACGGAGAGGGAGGATGGAGTGCAGATGACCATCGTCGACGCGCCTCCGGTGGAAGAGATGGGCATGCCAAGAGAATCATCGTGCTGCCTCTGATTGAGGGTGCCCGGCCGGATACATAGACGCCCAACAACAAAGACAGATAAATCAGGAAAATAAGGGAATTTTGATTTATTAAGATAGCACGAGTGAGTAAGtgaggctgagattgaactccATGACGAACCTGGTAGGTAGGCATGCTGTTACGTTGGCTGAACTGAACTGCTGATCAGTCGGTCAAATGTTCTTATGTCATGTAGAACTGCTGATGACCTGCTATATACTCAAAGAGGTATTAATTTCACAGGTTTGTATCTCTATTTAATATCCCTTTGAGCAGTCGTGAACTGTTATTTTTTTGGGTAAATTGTGAACTGTTCTTTTAGCAAATTAATGATCCAAATTTAGTGATTTATTAAGTAAAGTACATCAAATCGAACAAACTGAAATACAAATGAAGAAAAAGATCCATGATAAAACTAAAAGTTACACTCGGATTCTTCGAAGTCAGTCATCTCTAGTTTCACCTTTTGCATCTCAACTTTCCACCATAACTTGGGTTATGAATCCGAAGAAGATGGAAATTACATTGAGCCACAGACTGAGATAATATCGAAAGTTCTGAAGAGCTGCATAAGTCCACGCCATAATCTATAATCATTGAACATGGTGTGGTTGGGGATACACCCATCACAAGGCAGGTTGTCAAACCGTTGATTTATCACCGAACTGTCGGTCAAGAAGATCGGGAACACATAAGATCAAAGCGGGAATCTAATCAAAGCACGTGTGACACTTCTTCGCTGCCCACCAACCCCCAAGGCAGGTCAAAGAATGAGACGCCGAACTTCAAGATCGGGGCTTGCCGATCTGCAGGGCTCCAATATCACACGCGCTTTGGTGTTGGACGCATTAATGATGCCGAGAACACATGAACATAGCATATGATAAATTACTAGATCTCCATTAGGGCTTCTCTTTCCCTCTCCAGTTTGTGGCAGCTAGGGTACCCATCCCCTCCAAGCTTGTTGGCAAGATCGTAGGTGCACTTCCCCTCTGCCTACCGCTCAGGCGGCCAGTGCCAAGGAGGGGGTTTAGGTGCCTCGGCTCCAGCTAGCAGTTTAGGTTGGCTTTTTTTTTCTCGCAGGGGTGTTCCGGCCGATGGCGGTGCTTCATCTTTGATTTGGTCTTTCAAGATCTGATCTTCCTTGAGTTTTTCCATTGGGATGGAGTCGACGGAGCTCCGTCGTAGATTCCCGCCTTCTCCTTCGGAAGGCAAGGTTAGGGTTTCTCGCTGTGTGCGCGCCGGCGAGATTTGGTGTCAAGTTTTATATCAATTCAAGGGTTCAATAGCAATGCCAACAGCTATGGGGCGCTGGTCCttaggggcacgtgcatgaagacttcttgactgtcatcgacaaggtcaagcCGTCTCCAGTACGGGAGCGGCGACATTGACGCGTTGATGACTCGTTCCAGCGGTATTAGTGGTCGTTCCGTGGTGCATGGTCCttaatgtaatttttattatgttagGGTGCTTGGTACTTCTTATGAACCTTTTTAATAGATTTGGGCCCTTCTTcacagaaagaagaagaaaggactAGAACTGCTCTATAACATGTCATCAATGTGTGGTTCCCCTCACCTCATGGTGTGCGGGAAATGATGGGAACCAGAAGACACTGATGACAGAACCCAGTTCTTCTCCTTCCTCGACTATATTAGTTGTATCGCTAAATTGACATGAGATTCGATGAAATCATGCGAACCCTAACCGCCGCCACATTCTTCCTTCTCCTCATCTCTCTCGCACGCTGCCATCATCAGAGGAGTCGTCGGCAAAGCCCTGGCGATGCTGTAGAAGGTGGCAGCGGGGCTCGTGCGCTCGCCTTTCTTGCGATGACGACACTACTTATGGTGGCAAGGATCTGGCGGTGACACTTGTTGCGTGGCGACGGGGCGCGAGAGGTGGCGGGCCTAGTCAACCGTGTCCAACGTGGCACAGGCATATGGTTTGGTCTCCCGTGGCCAACGGTGGATGGTCGGATTCTTGACGCTCTTCAAGCGTGCACCCGCGCAGGGGCCGGTGTGTCGGCTAGGTGGCAGGGAtggttgcggttgcggttgcatGCGAACCTCCGGTGAGCGATGGCATGG
This genomic window from Aegilops tauschii subsp. strangulata cultivar AL8/78 chromosome 4, Aet v6.0, whole genome shotgun sequence contains:
- the LOC109779391 gene encoding cell number regulator 6-like; amino-acid sequence: MAEESQAPRYVKLTRDQEAPAEDICPGELNQPVHVPRPGCRWCAECGQVLPESYQLPADEPWSTGIFGCTADPASCRTGCFCPCVLFGRNVAALKEDTPWTAPCVCHAVFVEGGIALAILTAIFHGVDPRSSFLIGEGLLFSWWLCGTYTGIFRQELQKKYHLKNSPCDPCMVHCCLHWCANCQEHRERRGRLTEREDGVQMTIVDAPPVEEMGMPRESSCCL